One window of Mailhella massiliensis genomic DNA carries:
- the dxs gene encoding 1-deoxy-D-xylulose-5-phosphate synthase: MTDTPLLSSLHLPEDIPGLSLSLKLALAQELRDTIIRVVTKNGGHLAPSLGVVELTIALLSCFDPARDPIVWDVGHQSYPWKLLTGRAERFDTLRRYGGISGFPNRTESPYDYFGVGHASTSISAALGMATARDLRGGKEHVVAVIGDGALGGGMALEALNQAGGMGKRLIVILNDNKMSISENTGALSRFLSRNLSHSTVMHIKQHVGRVLSRLPKGESIVDIIKKGEVSFKSFFTPGMLFEAFQFNYIGPINGHDILQLERHLQAAKELDMPVLLHIRTRKGKGYSPAEHDPSHFHGISASVPDEISTPPQPSGWKPSGPGFSRAFGDALCALAEDNPQLFAITAAMPDGTGLQDFHERFPDRFVDVGICEEHAVTFAAGLASRGYHPVVAIYSTFMQRAFDQIIHDVCLQNLPVTLCLDRAGLVGEDGPTHHGAFDLSWLRSVPNLSLAAPRDEDALRDALALAVGLPQPAALRYPRGSGRKLDPARYAMADHLPKTGPGYPAPGRGELLLQGNVRVCILAAGQRAVPCVEAALLAAEKTGVLASVFDACWVKPLPEAQILALAEENDAMLLVEENTLLGGFSSAVLELLADHDALGKVKIRRLGLPDRFLPHGPLRRLRADVGLNVPGILSALEELLPATPARPS; encoded by the coding sequence ATGACCGACACCCCCCTGCTTTCCAGCCTGCATCTTCCCGAGGACATCCCCGGGCTCTCCCTCTCGCTCAAGCTGGCGCTGGCGCAGGAACTGCGCGACACCATCATCCGCGTGGTCACGAAGAACGGCGGGCATCTGGCCCCCTCCCTGGGCGTGGTGGAGCTGACCATAGCCCTGCTTTCCTGTTTCGACCCGGCCCGCGATCCCATCGTGTGGGACGTGGGACATCAGAGCTACCCCTGGAAGCTTCTTACCGGCCGTGCGGAGCGCTTCGACACGCTGCGCCGCTACGGCGGCATTTCCGGCTTTCCCAACCGTACGGAAAGCCCCTATGACTATTTCGGCGTGGGGCACGCCTCCACCTCCATTTCCGCAGCCCTCGGCATGGCCACGGCGCGCGACCTCAGAGGAGGAAAGGAACATGTGGTGGCCGTCATCGGCGACGGCGCGCTCGGCGGCGGCATGGCGCTGGAAGCGCTGAATCAGGCGGGCGGCATGGGCAAACGGCTCATCGTCATCCTGAATGACAACAAAATGTCCATTTCCGAGAATACGGGCGCGCTTTCCCGCTTTCTCAGCCGCAACCTCTCCCACAGCACGGTCATGCACATCAAGCAGCATGTGGGGCGCGTGCTTTCCCGCCTTCCCAAGGGCGAAAGCATCGTGGACATCATAAAAAAGGGCGAAGTCAGCTTCAAATCCTTCTTCACGCCGGGGATGCTGTTCGAAGCCTTCCAGTTCAACTACATAGGTCCCATCAACGGCCACGACATCCTTCAACTGGAAAGACATCTTCAGGCGGCCAAGGAACTGGACATGCCCGTGCTTCTGCACATCCGCACGCGCAAGGGCAAGGGCTATTCGCCCGCCGAGCACGATCCCTCCCACTTCCACGGCATTTCCGCCTCCGTTCCCGACGAAATCAGCACGCCTCCGCAGCCCAGCGGCTGGAAGCCCTCCGGCCCGGGGTTCAGCCGCGCCTTCGGCGACGCGCTCTGCGCGCTTGCCGAAGACAACCCGCAGCTTTTCGCCATTACCGCCGCCATGCCCGACGGAACGGGACTGCAGGATTTTCATGAACGCTTCCCGGACCGCTTCGTCGACGTGGGCATATGCGAGGAACACGCCGTCACCTTCGCCGCCGGCCTCGCCTCGCGCGGTTATCACCCCGTGGTGGCCATTTATTCCACCTTCATGCAGCGGGCCTTCGACCAGATCATCCACGACGTATGCCTGCAGAACCTGCCCGTGACGCTCTGCCTCGACAGAGCCGGTCTCGTGGGAGAAGACGGCCCCACCCATCACGGAGCCTTCGATCTTTCATGGCTGAGAAGCGTGCCCAACCTCTCCCTCGCCGCACCGCGCGACGAGGACGCCCTGCGCGACGCCCTTGCCCTGGCCGTCGGTCTGCCGCAGCCTGCGGCGCTGCGCTATCCCCGCGGCTCGGGCCGGAAGCTCGACCCTGCGCGCTACGCCATGGCGGACCATCTGCCCAAGACCGGTCCCGGCTACCCCGCTCCCGGCAGAGGCGAACTGCTTCTGCAGGGGAATGTGCGCGTGTGCATTCTCGCGGCCGGTCAGCGGGCCGTGCCCTGCGTTGAGGCAGCCCTGCTCGCAGCGGAAAAAACCGGCGTTCTCGCCTCCGTCTTCGACGCCTGCTGGGTCAAGCCCCTGCCCGAAGCGCAGATTCTCGCTCTGGCCGAAGAAAACGACGCCATGCTCCTCGTGGAGGAAAACACCCTTCTGGGCGGCTTCTCCTCCGCAGTGCTGGAACTTCTGGCCGATCACGATGCCCTCGGAAAAGTGAAAATCCGCCGCCTGGGCCTGCCGGACCGCTTCCTTCCCCACGGGCCTCTGCGCCGTCTGCGCGCGGACGTGGGCCTCAACGTCCCCGGCATTCTCTCGGCGCTGGAAGAACTTCTGCCCGCAACTCCGGCCAGACCTTCATGA